The following coding sequences lie in one Apium graveolens cultivar Ventura chromosome 3, ASM990537v1, whole genome shotgun sequence genomic window:
- the LOC141713410 gene encoding uncharacterized protein LOC141713410 isoform X2 translates to MGLELETNKKKCGPTAPLIVGLQPAALLDHVARVDASLLSQIPGESGGSFPVGIEELRHILKEINTHILSSTDGMSPTKTMAGGSVANTIRGLAAGFGVSCGIIGAFGDDEQGNLFVDNMTSYGVNLSRLRKKSGHTAQCVCLVDALGNRTMRPCLSSAVKVQANELTSDDFKGSKWLVMRYSAYNLEVINEAIRIAKQEGLSVSLDLASFEMVRKFRVPLLQLLKSGNIDLCFANEDEATELLRGEEIADPDAALEFLGKYCQWAVVTLGPHGCIVKHKNEIVRVPAIGETKLVDATGAGDLFAGGFLYGLVKGLSVEECCKVGACSGGAVIRSLGGEVSPENWQWMYKHMNTEGLSIPASLVMSTEY, encoded by the exons ATGGGTTTAGAATTGGAGACCAACAAGAAGAAGTGTGGCCCAACAGCTCCATTGATAGTGGGCCTTCAACCAGCTGCTTTACTGGACCATGTTGCCCGGGTCGATGCATCTCTCCTCTCCCAGATTCCTGGTGAATCTGGTGGTTCTTTCCCT GTTGGTATCGAAGAGCTCAGACATATTCTTAAAGAGATTAATACCCATATTCTCTCTTCTACGGATGGTATGTCTCCTACAAAGACTATGGCTGGCGGCAGTGTGGCAAATACTATTCGAGGACTGGCTGCTGGCTTTGGAGTCTCTTGTGGAATTATCGGAGCTTTTGGGGATGATGAGCAAGGGAACTTGTTTGTTGATAACATGACCTCTTATGGAGTGAACCTCTCAAGATTGCGGAAGAAGAGCGGACACACAGCTCAA TGTGTTTGCCTGGTTGATGCATTGGGAAATCGTACAATGAGACCTTGTCTCTCGAGTGCTGTTAAAGTCCAG GCAAATGAATTGACTTCTGATGATTTTAAAGGTTCAAAG TGGTTAGTAATGAGGTATAGTGCATACAATTTAGAAGTTATAAATGAAGCTATCCGAATAGCCAAACAAGAAGGCCTTTCCGTGTCCCTAGATCTGGCCAGTTTTGAG ATGGTTAGAAAGTTTAGAGTACCACTTCTACAGTTATTGAAATCGGGAAATATTGATCTGTGTTTCGCCAATGAGGATGAAGCAACAGAACTGCTTAG GGGGGAAGAAATTGCCGATCCTGACGCTGCACTTGAGTTTTTAGGCAAATACTGTCAGTGGGCTGTGGTGACTTTAGGCCCCCACGGATGCATTGTGAAGCACAAAAATGAG ATAGTTCGAGTTCCAGCTATTGGGGAAACAAAGCTAGTTGATGCTACAGGGGCTGGGGATCTGTTTGCAGGTGGGTTTTTATATGGGTTGGTAAAGGGGCTATCAGTTGAGGAATGCTGCAAAGTGGGCGCATGCAGTGGTGGGGCAGTCATTCGTTCTCTTGGAGGTGAGGTGTCACCGGAAAACTGGCAGTGGATGTACAAACATATGAACACTGAAGGACTATCTATCCCTGCCTCGTTAGTAATGTCAACCGAGTACTAA
- the LOC141713410 gene encoding uncharacterized protein LOC141713410 isoform X3: protein MSPTKTMAGGSVANTIRGLAAGFGVSCGIIGAFGDDEQGNLFVDNMTSYGVNLSRLRKKSGHTAQCVCLVDALGNRTMRPCLSSAVKVQANELTSDDFKGSKWLVMRYSAYNLEVINEAIRIAKQEGLSVSLDLASFEMVRKFRVPLLQLLKSGNIDLCFANEDEATELLRGEEIADPDAALEFLGKYCQWAVVTLGPHGCIVKHKNEVTELFRVPAIGETKLVDATGAGDLFAGGFLYGLVKGLSVEECCKVGACSGGAVIRSLGGEVSPENWQWMYKHMNTEGLSIPASLVMSTEY from the exons ATGTCTCCTACAAAGACTATGGCTGGCGGCAGTGTGGCAAATACTATTCGAGGACTGGCTGCTGGCTTTGGAGTCTCTTGTGGAATTATCGGAGCTTTTGGGGATGATGAGCAAGGGAACTTGTTTGTTGATAACATGACCTCTTATGGAGTGAACCTCTCAAGATTGCGGAAGAAGAGCGGACACACAGCTCAA TGTGTTTGCCTGGTTGATGCATTGGGAAATCGTACAATGAGACCTTGTCTCTCGAGTGCTGTTAAAGTCCAG GCAAATGAATTGACTTCTGATGATTTTAAAGGTTCAAAG TGGTTAGTAATGAGGTATAGTGCATACAATTTAGAAGTTATAAATGAAGCTATCCGAATAGCCAAACAAGAAGGCCTTTCCGTGTCCCTAGATCTGGCCAGTTTTGAG ATGGTTAGAAAGTTTAGAGTACCACTTCTACAGTTATTGAAATCGGGAAATATTGATCTGTGTTTCGCCAATGAGGATGAAGCAACAGAACTGCTTAG GGGGGAAGAAATTGCCGATCCTGACGCTGCACTTGAGTTTTTAGGCAAATACTGTCAGTGGGCTGTGGTGACTTTAGGCCCCCACGGATGCATTGTGAAGCACAAAAATGAGGTTACTGAGTTAT TTCGAGTTCCAGCTATTGGGGAAACAAAGCTAGTTGATGCTACAGGGGCTGGGGATCTGTTTGCAGGTGGGTTTTTATATGGGTTGGTAAAGGGGCTATCAGTTGAGGAATGCTGCAAAGTGGGCGCATGCAGTGGTGGGGCAGTCATTCGTTCTCTTGGAGGTGAGGTGTCACCGGAAAACTGGCAGTGGATGTACAAACATATGAACACTGAAGGACTATCTATCCCTGCCTCGTTAGTAATGTCAACCGAGTACTAA
- the LOC141713410 gene encoding uncharacterized protein LOC141713410 isoform X1 produces MGLELETNKKKCGPTAPLIVGLQPAALLDHVARVDASLLSQIPGESGGSFPVGIEELRHILKEINTHILSSTDGMSPTKTMAGGSVANTIRGLAAGFGVSCGIIGAFGDDEQGNLFVDNMTSYGVNLSRLRKKSGHTAQCVCLVDALGNRTMRPCLSSAVKVQANELTSDDFKGSKWLVMRYSAYNLEVINEAIRIAKQEGLSVSLDLASFEMVRKFRVPLLQLLKSGNIDLCFANEDEATELLRGEEIADPDAALEFLGKYCQWAVVTLGPHGCIVKHKNEVTELFRVPAIGETKLVDATGAGDLFAGGFLYGLVKGLSVEECCKVGACSGGAVIRSLGGEVSPENWQWMYKHMNTEGLSIPASLVMSTEY; encoded by the exons ATGGGTTTAGAATTGGAGACCAACAAGAAGAAGTGTGGCCCAACAGCTCCATTGATAGTGGGCCTTCAACCAGCTGCTTTACTGGACCATGTTGCCCGGGTCGATGCATCTCTCCTCTCCCAGATTCCTGGTGAATCTGGTGGTTCTTTCCCT GTTGGTATCGAAGAGCTCAGACATATTCTTAAAGAGATTAATACCCATATTCTCTCTTCTACGGATGGTATGTCTCCTACAAAGACTATGGCTGGCGGCAGTGTGGCAAATACTATTCGAGGACTGGCTGCTGGCTTTGGAGTCTCTTGTGGAATTATCGGAGCTTTTGGGGATGATGAGCAAGGGAACTTGTTTGTTGATAACATGACCTCTTATGGAGTGAACCTCTCAAGATTGCGGAAGAAGAGCGGACACACAGCTCAA TGTGTTTGCCTGGTTGATGCATTGGGAAATCGTACAATGAGACCTTGTCTCTCGAGTGCTGTTAAAGTCCAG GCAAATGAATTGACTTCTGATGATTTTAAAGGTTCAAAG TGGTTAGTAATGAGGTATAGTGCATACAATTTAGAAGTTATAAATGAAGCTATCCGAATAGCCAAACAAGAAGGCCTTTCCGTGTCCCTAGATCTGGCCAGTTTTGAG ATGGTTAGAAAGTTTAGAGTACCACTTCTACAGTTATTGAAATCGGGAAATATTGATCTGTGTTTCGCCAATGAGGATGAAGCAACAGAACTGCTTAG GGGGGAAGAAATTGCCGATCCTGACGCTGCACTTGAGTTTTTAGGCAAATACTGTCAGTGGGCTGTGGTGACTTTAGGCCCCCACGGATGCATTGTGAAGCACAAAAATGAGGTTACTGAGTTAT TTCGAGTTCCAGCTATTGGGGAAACAAAGCTAGTTGATGCTACAGGGGCTGGGGATCTGTTTGCAGGTGGGTTTTTATATGGGTTGGTAAAGGGGCTATCAGTTGAGGAATGCTGCAAAGTGGGCGCATGCAGTGGTGGGGCAGTCATTCGTTCTCTTGGAGGTGAGGTGTCACCGGAAAACTGGCAGTGGATGTACAAACATATGAACACTGAAGGACTATCTATCCCTGCCTCGTTAGTAATGTCAACCGAGTACTAA
- the LOC141713409 gene encoding phenylcoumaran benzylic ether reductase Betv6-like, translating into MAEKSKILVIGATGYIGKFLVEAAAEQGHQTFALVRETAVQNPSKEKLVESFKASGVTIIYGHLHDHEILVKAVKQVDVVISAVDYQNILDQSKILEAIKEAGHVKRFIPSEFGNDADRTHAVGPAKTLLAEKAKVRRAIEAHGIPYTYIISGCFAGYFLPTLAQPGGTAPPREKVIILGDGNPKAVYNCEQDIATYTIKTGDDPRTVNKSLYITPPHNVHSFNNLVGLWEKKIDKILEKIYVPEEHVLKQMEEAPAPQKRMFSIFHSVFIKGDQTNFEIEASFGHEASELYPDVKYTTVDQYLHQFV; encoded by the exons ATGGCAGAGAAGAGCAAGATTTTGGTCATTGGAGCTACCGGATACATTGGGAAATTTCTGGTGGAAGCAGCAGCAGAACAAGGGCATCAAACCTTTGCCTTGGTGAGGGAAACTGCAGTTCAGAACCCGTCAAAGGAAAAGCTCGTCGAAAGCTTTAAAGCCTCTGGTGTTACTATCATTTAT GGACATCTACACGATCACGAGATTTTAGTGAAGGCCGTGAAACAAGTGGATGTGGTCATATCAGCCGTAGATTACCAAAATATACTTGATCAGTCGAAGATTCTTGAGGCTATTAAAGAAGCTGGACATGTCAAG AGATTCATCCCCTCAGAATTCGGTAATGATGCGGATCGTACACATGCTGTTGGGCCAGCAAAAACTCTACTTGCAGAAAAAGCTAAAGTCCGCAGAGCAATTGAGGCTCATGGAATCCCCTACACCTATATCATCAGTGGTTGTTTTGCAGGATATTTCCTTCCGACTTTGGCTCAGCCAGGAGGCACTGCTCCACCACGAGAAAAAGTCATCATCCTGGGAGACGGAAATCCCAAAG CTGTGTATAACTGTGAACAAGATATTGCTACCTACACTATTAAAACAGGGGACGACCCCAGAACCGTGAACAAGAGCCTCTACATCACGCCTCCTCACAATGTCCACTCCTTCAACAATCTAGTTGGCTTGTGGGAGAAAAAGATCGACAAGATCCTTGAAAAAATATATGTTCCAGAAGAGCATGTTCTAAAGCAAATGGAGG AGGCTCCAGCACCGCAGAAGCGTATGTTCTCAATCTTTCATTCGGTATTTATCAAGGGAGATCAAACAAATTTTGAGATAGAAGCTTCATTTGGACATGAGGCTTCTGAGCTGTACCCTGATGTCAAGTACACAACCGTTGACCAATACCTTCATCAGTTTGTTTGA
- the LOC141711076 gene encoding uncharacterized protein LOC141711076: protein MSSSAYSDALKGLGKAFKLPKKNAVTGSGSNASAEEGSQSNAVPNPEPEVHVNQSTPENNVELDNEFDNLEDLGPIGEIPGVDSGRRRKRLRTLGSKPPRAENYEAGSGSGAGKGKAVESDSPDEDVPGLEEKVARFMAGIPTQSQWSKMNESGFDATMKECSRLWGQLGGYMAGSASLAYNELKISRSTIADKDSEISQLRDQIIVKDNSLSGLNKHLNEVTIRADNAEKEVSDLKSELVELRRQMSAVRPEAQVIEEFKRSEEYDRALANAGAPEIARCWLVAERHIKTNPEADWDSFVSEFIKAKEDIELGLGEPEPFDGPCPSFLPPRAPES, encoded by the exons ATGTCGTCTTCAGCCTACAGTGATGCTCTGAAAGGTCTGGGCAAGGCTTTCAAGTTACCGAAGAAGAATGCTGTTACTGGCTCCGGATCGAACGCCTCGGCCGAGGAGGGGTCACAAAGCAATGCCGTCCCAAATCCGGAGCCTGAAGTTCATGTGAACCAGTCTACTCCGGAgaataatgttgagttggataATGAATTTGACAATCTTGAGGATTTGGGTCCTATTGGGGAGATTCCGGGCGTTGATTCTGGGCGGAGAAGGAAGAGGCTCCGGACTCTTGGGTCGAAGCCTCCTAGGGCTGAAAATTATGAAGCTGGCTCTGGGTCCGGTGCTGGAAAAGGGAAAGCTGTTGAATCGGATAGTCCGGATGAAGATGTTCCGGGGCTGGAGGAAAAGGTGGCTCGCTTCATGGCTGGGATTCCGACTCAATCTCAGTGGAGTAAGATGAATGAGTCCGGATTTGATGCCACAATGAAGGAGTGTTCCCGTCTCTGGGGTCAG CTTGGTGGGTATATGGCTGGATCAGCTTCTCTGGCCTACAATGAACTGAAAATCTCCCGGAGTACCATTGCTGATAAGGATTCGGAGATTAGTCAGCTCCGGGACCAGATAATTGTAAAAGACAATTCCCTCTCCGGACTGAATAAGCATCTGAATGAAGTGACTATCCGGGCTGATAACGCGGAGAAGGAGGTATCTGACCTAAAATCCGAGTTGGTTGAGCTCCGGAGGCAAATGTCTGCTGTTCGTCCGGAGGCCCAGGTTATTGAAGAATTTAAGAGATCTGAGGAGTATGATAGAGCTCTCGCCAATGCTGGTGCTCCGGAGATAGCTCGATGCTGGTTGGTTGCTGAGAGGCATATCAAGACGAATCCGGAGGCTGATTGGGATAGTTTCGTATCTGAGTTTATCAAAGCCAAGGAAGATATTGAGCTTGGACTAGGTGAACCGGAGCCGTTCGACGGTCCTTGCCCCAGTTTCCTGCCTCCCCGTGCTCCGGAGTCCTGA